In Daucus carota subsp. sativus chromosome 4, DH1 v3.0, whole genome shotgun sequence, one DNA window encodes the following:
- the LOC108219056 gene encoding E3 UFM1-protein ligase 1 homolog, which yields MDAELLELQKQFEFAQQAKSSVRLSDRNVVELVQKLQQLKIIDFDLLHTASGKEYITPEQLRHEIEVEIKRLGRVSLIDLSDKTGVDLYHVEKQAQNIVSSDSALMLINGEIIASFYWDTVAEEINERLQECSQIALAELAAQYQVGSELLVTVLEPRLGDLVKGRLEGGQLYTPAYVDRVNAMVRGAARGVTVPTNLSALWSSLQLLLQEMDGASGVAVDGSFFQSLFNGLVKEGEILGSLRAGVHWTPTVFATAQKDSVDAFFSQNSFISYEALNKLGIPSAIQFLQARYPEGIPLVTVFVHPSMVDILDAAVEDAIERGSWIDTLTVLPAAFASQDASKILSLCPSIQGALKSNEAHVLGDSYVFSNGFVKNLFESLDKESQTSSLSGVYGTQAPDSLDASIDSKVRKGLSSNLTESNETEAEIVNSKHTSEVGSKKKRGKSSGNAKTGAAENSTDNQESVPSKSKRNQKKGKAMAAQVSDLKPGGKKSVDKLPEDTVNIFPEKLLIQRINKLVPEFEEQGIGDQEIVLSSLAHHLRPMLLNSWKERRKAVFTDNTQRMKHILDSLQKKLDESSLNMQLYEKALELFEDDPSTSVILHKHLLRSTATPMVDTLLKNLDVYSKMKNGVDVEEFQNPESISCSSAERLALAKNLPGSLSVKATALVEALEGKSVENFLASLRDMAEESGISLKKLDKKLERTLLHSYRKELVSQVAAETDPVALLPKVVSLLYIQVHGRALQAPGRAISVAVSRLKDKLGKSEHKILVDYHSATVSLLALISAGTAEEEDCSSDRILSKRELLESLMSALKGLVLGTSQA from the exons ATGGATGCTGAGTTGTTAGAACTACAAAAACAATTCGAATTCGCACAGCAAGCAAAATCAAGCGTCCGCTTATCCGATCGAAACGTCGTCGAATTGGTCCAAAAGCTCCAGCAACTTAAAATCATCGATTTCGATCTCCTCCACACCGCCTCTGGCAAAGAATACATCACTCCC GAGCAATTGAGGCATGAAATTGAGGTTGAGATAAAGAGATTAGGCCGAGTTTCGTTGATTGATTTGTCGGATAAAACTGGAGTTGATTTGTATCATGTGGAGAAACAAGCTCAGAATATTGTATCGAGTGATTCGGCGCTTATGTTGATTAATGGCGAGATTATAGCGAGTTTTTACTGGGACACTGTTGCGGAGGAGATAAATGAGCGTTTACAGGAGTGCAGTCAGATTGCGTTGGCGGAGCTTGCTGCTCAGTATCAAGTTGGTTCGGAATTGCTTGTTACTGTTTTGGAGCCTCGTCTTGGAGATTTG GTCAAAGGTAGACTTGAAGGTGGGCAGTTGTATACCCCAGCATATGTTGACCGTGTTAATGCTATGGTACGTGGTGCTGCGAGGGGTGTTACTGTTCCCACGAATCTGTCAGCTTTGTGGAGCTCATTGCAGCTTCTGCTGCAAGAGATGGATGGAGCTAGTGGCGTAGCTGTTGATGGGTCATTTTTCCAGTCACTGTTTAATGGATTGGTGAAGGAAGGTGAGATTCTTGGATCACTTCGTGCAGGAGTTCACTGGACACCCACA GTCTTCGCAACTGCTCAAAAAGACTCTGTAGATGCTTTCTTCTCACAG AATTCTTTTATCAGCTATGAAGCTCTAAATAAATTAGGAATTCCGTCAGCCATACAGTTTCTGCAG GCCAGATATCCTGAAGGTATACCCTTAGTGACAGTATTTGTTCACCCATCAATGGTTGATATCTTGGATGCTGCTGTAGAGGATGCAATAGAACGTGGTAGCTG GATAGACACACTTACAGTGTTACCAGCAGCATTTGCCTCCCAAGATGCTTCTAAGATTTTATCTCTTTGTCCATCCATTCAGGGGGCCCTTAAG TCCAATGAAGCACACGTATTGGGGGATTCATATGTGTTCAGCAACGGATTCGTCAAG AATCTCTTTGAAAGCTTGGATAAGGAATCACAAACATCAAGTCTTTCAGGGGTATACGGGACACAGGCTCCTGACAGTTTGGATGCCTCTATTGACTCTAAAGTCCGTAAGGGTCTAAGCAGTAATCTGACTGAATCAAATGAAACTGAAGCTGAGATTGTTAATAGCAAACATACATCGGAGGTAGGATCGAAGAAGAAAAGGGGAAAATCTTCAGGTAATGCAAAGACTGGAGCAGCTGAAAACAGTACAGACAACCAAGAATCTGTTCCTAGTAAATCTAAGAGGAATCAGAAAAAAGGCAAGGCGATGGCTGCCCAAGTTTCAGATCTAAAGCCTGGGGGAAAGAAAAGTGTGGACAAGTTGCCTGAGGACACGGTCAATATTTTTCCAGAGAAGTTGCTGATTCAGAGGATTAACAAGCTAGTACCTGAATTTGAGGAGCAAG GAATTGGTGATCAGGAAATAGTTCTTTCATCTCTAGCGCATCATTTGAGACCCATGCTCCTCAATTCATGGAAAGAGAGAAGAAAGGCGGTGTTTACAGACAATACACAACGGATGAAGCACATATTGGACAGTTTACAAAAAAAACTTGATGAG TCTTCCTTAAATATGCAGTTGTATGAAAAGGCACTAGAGTTGTTTGAAGATGACCCATCAACCTCA GTTATCTTACATAAACATTTGCTGAGAAGCACAGCGACCCCTATGGTGGACACTCTCTTAAAGAACTTG GATGTGTACAGTAAAATGAAAAATGGAGTTGACGTTGAGGAATTTCAAAATCCTGAATCTATTTCATGTAGCTCTGCAGAAAGACTTGCTCTT GCAAAGAATTTGCCTGGATCTCTTTCTGTTAAAGCTACTGCACTAGTTGAAGCTTTAGAAGGGAAG AGCGTGGAAAACTTTTTAGCCTCTCTTAGGGATATGGCAGAAGAGAG TGGTATATCTTTGAAAAAGCTTGATAAGAAATTGGAAAGAACTCTTCTTCATTCTTACCGCAAG GAGTTGGTGTCGCAAGTAGCTGCTGAAACTGATCCTGTTGCTCTTCTGCCCAAAGTCGTTTCTCTACTTTATATACAG gTTCATGGTAGAGCTCTTCAAGCTCCTGGGAGGGCCATTTCCGTTGCGGTATCTCGGTTGAAG
- the LOC108218133 gene encoding protein SODIUM POTASSIUM ROOT DEFECTIVE 2, whose protein sequence is MKSIDLLCASPASTAICSSTDQRTMVRDHGTRSMDRRSDHYISSSTDQRTMVRDHGTRSMARRSDHYISDHHRRKSKTNIPAIPCSSQLPINPAFYQNNRKSASESGRGLRRASSAKIVNDLATTPHGSSRHLLSDKTLSDVLSQTDSLSAPVSSEPALPRSLSSKEPVIPRSLSSNDSALVSRDQALRPFGQLISSSDSLVLKPVNKQLGASQSARIIESSAQKSSSARSQSHYQVVELMVSIHCKGCEGKVRKHISRIEGVTSFSIDRATKKVTVIGEVTPLGVLSSISKVKSAQFWPYPTSSS, encoded by the exons ATGAAATCAATAGACCTTTTGTGTGCATCTCCAGCTTCTACAGCCATATGTTCTAGCACGGATCAACGGACCATGGTCCGTGACCATGGTACTAGATCTATGGACCGTCGAAGTGATCACTATATAAGTTCTAGCACGGATCAACGTACCATGGTCCGTGACCATGGAACGAGATCTATGGCCCGTCGAAGTGATCACTATATAAGTGATCACCATCGACGAAAATCTAAGACTAACATTCCTGCCATTCCTTGTTCATCACAGTTGCCAATCAATCCTGCATTTTACCAAAATAATAGGAAAAGTGCTTCTGAAAGTGGTCGAGGACTACGGAGAGCAAGCTCAGCAAAGATTGTTAATGACCTAGCTACTACTCCTCATGGATCCTCTAGGCATCTCTTGAGTGATAAAACTCTCAGTGATGTGTTATCACAGACTGATAGTTTATCTGCTCCTGTTTCTAGTGAACCTGCATTGCCTCGAAGCCTAAGCTCCAAGGAACCTGTCATTCCTCGAAGCCTAAGCTCCAATGATTCTGCATTGGTTTCCAGAGATCAAGCTTTGAGGCCTTTTGGCCAACTTATCAGCTCTAGTGATTCTCTTGTTTTAAAACCTGTCAACAAACAGTTAGGTGCCAGTCAATCTGCGCGGATAATTGAATCTTCTGCTCAGAAATCTTCCTCAGCTCGATCTCAGTCCCATTATCAG GTGGTGGAACTAATGGTATCAATTCATTGCAAGGGGTGTGAAGGAAAAGTGAGAAAACATATTTCCAGAATCGAAG GAGTGACCTCATTCAGTATTGATAGAGCAACAAAGAAAGTGACAGTGATTGGGGAGGTAACCCCTTTAGGAGTACTTTCAAGCATTTCAAAGGTGAAGAGTGCCCAGTTTTGGCcatatccaacttcttcttcttGA
- the LOC108219557 gene encoding disease resistance protein RPV1-like, translated as MFIVVLSENYARSPWCLDELAEIIRFDRTKNQVVPIFCYVDPSDVRHHKGSFGKALDGLKKRHSAHVIVKWKSALSEIAELSGHHLRKEANENESDIIRKIVENVTTRAFSTTFHHEKLFGIDSAVAEIYQKLSMDSNDVRTIGICGMGGIGKTMIAKTFYNQNVNKFDISCFHENFEQSSQGVTSLLPPLEQLLIDLLRKKNYKVIDVEGKMRKLKQILHSKKALIILDDLDQTHYPKLPANLSNFFSAGSKIIITTRDVNLLNKLKVVISEIDVYMVQTLGKDDSLKLFSYHAFRKPVPPESFKELCRSFVTHAGGLPLALKVLGSSLLGRTHESFWKEKLAKVRAIPENDIQKILQLSYDELDDETQKAIFLDIAFFFVGKDKDEATDVFKSCDFFPGVGIQNLLDRCLLSIDRHNNFEMHNLIQDMGRELGKSTRLFLRGNAWKELQHLEEKFNVEGLVLDLTTSADRELSTVIFERMSNLRLLQIIDSNDRVGSDIAGSFENLLPKLRCIRWHYCPWTQLPSTFRPQNLISVEMPSSKFKRLWRGPMPIKQLNYLSCLYLSGCHELKRLPEHLGDLKALKKIDASFTAIEKLPDSITHLKELVELKLSSCKKLTRLPEQLGEIKALKKLDAGGTAIKQLPDSLVSLINMEDLYLYWCKNLRNLPKDIWKLKLLKKLNLSMCSDLQQLPEQLGKMQCLESLDANNSGIEQVPDSTGQLSRLKELHLYDCKKLRYVPTSIWNLTSIEDLAIHPGDTGRINLPNSVKNMKKLKALDLSCNVRLYLPIILCFSSLERLGLIDEGPILSSPKPFSLSELFNLQYLTLDKCTSFGSSLPELPVNLEELRVYNHNSLEQLPDLSSLRKLKQLYIDGCISLQSISFLPSHLQLLYVEECTSLQDLPDMSVLKELEELCFTQCNNLKSISLKPSFLQVGEHRRPFEAHLPNTEVAEWFDYKSSGCMVSFDIPESFGSNFLGLALWVVYTCKANKEKWTSIKAVITNDTEGITENYPICVNIVVGEARSKVHCITGEKISMKSGDKIKVSFSVPIGEVKVKMCGVHVI; from the exons ATGTTCATCGTTGTTCTGTCAGAGAACTATGCTCGTTCCCCCTGGTGCCTTGATGAGCTTGCAGAAATCATTAGGTTTGATAGGACAAAAAATCAAGTTGTTCCTATATTTTGCTATGTTGATCCATCAGATGTTCGACACCATAAGGGGAGTTTTGGGAAAGCTCTTGATGGCCTTAAAAAGCGTCATTCCGCTCATGTGATTGTGAAGTGGAAATCAGCTCTATCTGAAATCGCTGAGCTATCAGGACACCATCTCAGGAAAGAAGCAAATGA GAATGAATCAGACATCATTCGGAAAATTGTGGAGAATGTGACAACAAGGGCGTTTTCAACAAcatttcatcatgaaaaattatTCGGGATAGATTCTGCAGTTGcagaaatatatcaaaaattgaGCATGGATTCTAATGATGTACGTACCATTGGTATATGTGGGATGGGCGGAATTGGGAAAACCATGATCGCTAAAACTTTCTACAACCAAAATGTCAATAAATTTGATATTAGCTGctttcatgaaaattttgagCAGTCCTCACAAGGAGTTACTTCTCTACTTCCTCCACTTGAGCAACTCTTGATTGATCTTCTcagaaagaaaaattataagGTTATTGATGTTGAAGGTAAGATGAGAAAACTGAAACAAATTCTTCATTCAAAAAAAGCTCTAATCATTCTTGATGATTTGGACCAAACACACTATCCAAAATTGCCCGCAAATCTCAGCAACTTCTTTTCCGCTGgaagtaaaattataatcacGACAAGAGATGTAAACCttctaaataaattaaaagtggTTATATCAGAGATAGATGTATACATGGTGCAGACATTAGGAAAAGATGATTCATTAAAGCTCTTTAGCTATCATGCCTTCAGAAAACCAGTGCCGCCTGAAAGTTTCAAGGAGCTCTGCCGAAGCTTTGTAACTCATGCTGGTGGTCTTCCATTAGCTCTTAAGGTGTTGGGTTCATCTTTGCTCGGTAGGACTCATGAGTCTTTCTGGAAAGAGAAGCTTGCAAAAGTTAGAGCAATTCCAGAGAATGATATACAGAAAATACTTCAACTGAGCTACGATGAATTAGACGATGAGACGCAGAAGGCAATTTTTCTCGATATTGCTTTCTTCTTCGTCGGAAAGGACAAAGATGAGGCTACTGATGTTTTCAAATCTTGTGATTTCTTTCCCGGGGTTGGCATCCAAAATCTCCTGGACAGATGTCTATTGTCAATTGACAGACATAATAACTTTGAGATGCATAATTTAATCCAAGACATGGGAAGGGAACTTGGAAAGAGTACACGCTTGTTCTTGAGAGGAAATGCGTGGAAGGAATTGCAACATCTAGAG gaaaaatttaatgttgaagGCCTTGTATTAGACTTAACAACTTCTGCAGACAGAGAACTAAGTACAGTTATATTCGAAAGGATGTCCAACTTGAGACTACTTCAAATAATTGATTCAAATGACAGGGTAGGAAGTGACATTGCAggaagttttgaaaatttactTCCCAAATTAAGGTGCATTAGGTGGCATTATTGTCCGTGGACGCAGTTGCCTTCTACTTTTCGTCCGCAAAATCTCATTTCAGTTGAAATGCCATCCAGCAAATTCAAGAGATTATGGAGAGGACCCATG CCTATCAAACAATTAAATTATCTGAGTTGTTTGTATCTGAGCGGATGCCATGAACTAAAACGACTACCAGAGCACTTGGGTGATTTGAAGGCGTTAAAGAAGATTGATGCAAGTTTTACAGCAATTGAGAAACTGCCAGATTCAATTACTCACCTCAAGGAATTAGTTGAGTTGAAGTTGAGCTCTTGCAAGAAGCTTACGCGGTTACCTGAACAATTGGGAGAGATAAAAGCCTTAAAAAAGCTTGATGCAGGTGGTACTGCAATTAAACAGTTACCAGATTCATTAGTCAGCCTGATTAACATGGAGGATCTATATTTGTATTGGTGCAAAAACCTTAGAAATCTTCCAAAAGACATATGGAAGCTCAAGTTACTCAAAAAACTAAATCTGAGCATGTGTTCAGACCTGCAGCAATTGCCTGAGCAATTGGGGAAGATGCAATGTTTAGAAAGTCTGGATGCAAATAACTCAGGAATTGAACAAGTACCAGACTCTACAGGACAGCTGAGTAGGTTAAAAGAGTTGCATCTATATGATTGCAAGAAGCTTAGATATGTGCCCACAAGTATCTGGAATCTTACCTCAATTGAAGATTTGGCTATTCACCCGGGGGATACAGGGAGAATCAATTTACCTAATTCAGTAAAAAATATGAAGAAGTTGAAAGCCCTGGACCTGAGTTGTAATGTAAGATTGTACCTGCCTATTATTCTGTGTTTCTCTTCTTTGGAAAGGTTAGGGCTTATTGATGAGGGACCAATTCTCTCTTCGCCAAAACCATTCAGCCTTTCTGAGCTTTTCAACCTACAATATCTTACATTGGATAAGTGTACAAGTTTTGGGTCCTCCCTTCCGGAACTTCCTGTGAATCTGGAAGAGTTGAGGGTATATAATCACAATTCACTAGAACAACTACCTGATTTATCGAGCTTAAGAAAGTTGAAGCAGTTGTATATAGATGGATGCATCAGCCTTCAATCAATTTCGTTTCTTCCTTCTCATCTTCAATTACTTTACGTTGAAGAATGCACAAGCCTACAAGATCTACCAGACATGTCAGTGTTGAAGGAATTGGAAGAATTGTGTTTTACCCAGTGCAACAATCTAAAATCAATAAGTTTAAAACCGAGTTTCCTTCAG GTTGGAGAACACCGCCGTCCATTTGAAGCTCATCTACCAAACACAGAGGTTGCAGAATGGTTCGACTACAAAAGCAGTGGGTGTATGGTCTCTTTTGATATCCCAGAAAGCTTTGGATCTAACTTCTTAGGTCTTGCACTCTGGGTTGTGTATACATGCAAAGCCAATAAAGAGAAGTGGACATCCATCAAAGCTGTTATCACGAATGACACGGAAGGTATAACAGAGAACTATCCCATCTGTGTAAATATTGTAGTCGGTGAAGCACGGTCCAAGGTACACTGCATTACAGGAGAGAAGATCTCAATGAAAAGTGGAGACAAAATTAAGGTTTCTTTTAGCGTTCCTATTGGAGAAGTGAAGGTCAAAATGTGTGGAGTTCATGTTATATAG
- the LOC108217915 gene encoding probable receptor-like protein kinase At1g11050: MGKSQKEMIPVLWLFYFIRCIYFVSCANSSCPIDFSYVNTLPWQISNCVDKPVRQEICCQTIRSLLGVGLAKYLNETSMFYFPNSETATSCILRFNERLASMSVHISCTDRSYNQLVVNSSSNCGGITTLQDWKEKVGITELDSACKGNLSTPSQCNACSEAGQRVAPRLESMRLNSTKCFYYTCLYAAGIVNEYGPENARIADCALGLDVAKSTTNKRTQVFKVVFGLLGAIFGVLTTWGCFMIYQKMIKERRLAALREEYVRGVKAKVLPNTGAKWFHIAELEQATKGFSKKNLIGQGGFGVVYKGTLLDGTIVAVKQLLNMDINGDDQEFTNEAEIISKIRHRNLLALRGFCVASDAIKGNIRCLVYDFMSNGSLDEHLFNNEGNFIGKQPLSWPLRKNIIIDVAKGLAYLHYGLKPAIYHRDIKTTNILLDSEMKARLADFGLAKQTNEGESHLTTKVAGTYGYLAPEYALYGQLTEKSDVYSFGVIILEIMSGRRVLDTFSTSSRVLITDWAWDLVKSGNVENIFDHRMEENGSKGVMERFVHVGILCAHVMVALRPTISEALKMLEGDIEIPVLPDRPLPLCHESLRYIPDFSTSTFGISGRRSSVDVSGGTSSIDTSNSKASTWMSM; the protein is encoded by the coding sequence ATGGGGAAGTCCCAAAAGGAGATGATTCCAGTTCTCTGGCTTTTTTATTTCATTAGATGTATCTATTTCGTTTCTTGTGCAAATTCTTCATGCCCCATTGATTTTAGTTATGTCAACACATTACCATGGCAGATATCAAATTGCGTGGATAAACCAGTAAGGCAAGAAATTTGTTGTCAAACCATTAGAAGCCTCCTTGGTGTTGGCCTTGCAAAATACCTCAATGAAACTTCCATGTTCTATTTTCCCAACTCAGAAACTGCAACTTCTTGTATCTTGCGTTTTAATGAGAGGCTTGCATCCATGTCGGTCCACATTTCATGCACTGATAGATCGTACAACCAGCTAGTGGTTAACAGTTCAAGTAATTGTGGTGGAATTACAACACTTCAAGATTGGAAAGAAAAAGTTGGTATTACTGAATTAGACTCAGCTTGCAAAGGGAACTTATCTACTCCAAGTCAGTGCAACGCCTGCTCAGAGGCTGGGCAGAGGGTGGCTCCTCGGTTAGAGTCTATGAGGTTAAACTCCACAAAATGTTTCTATTACACTTGTTTGTATGCTGCTGGAATTGTTAATGAATATGGCCCTGAGAATGCAAGAATAGCTGATTGTGCACTCGGGCTGGATGTGGCCAAGTCAACAACTAACAAGCGGACACAAGTTTTCAAGGTTGTTTTTGGATTGTTGGGGGCAATTTTTGGGGTTTTGACAACATGGGGTTGCTTCATGATTTATCAGAAAATGATAAAGGAAAGGAGGCTAGCAGCTTTGCGCGAAGAATATGTAAGGGGAGTGAAGGCTAAGGTGTTGCCCAACACAGGGGCAAAATGGTTTCATATAGCTGAGCTTGAGCAGGCAACTAAAGGGTTTTCAAAAAAGAATCTGATAGGACAGGGAGGATTTGGAGTTGTCTATAAAGGTACACTTCTGGATGGCACAATCGTCGCAGTGAAACAACTTCTTAATATGGATATAAATGGCGATGATCAAGAATTCACCAACGAGGCAGAGATTATTAGCAAAATCAGGCACAGAAATCTTCTTGCTCTAAGAGGGTTTTGTGTTGCTAGCGACGCGATTAAAGGTAACATAAGATGTCTTGTTTATGATTTCATGTCAAATGGTAGTTTAGATGAGCATTTGTTCAACAATGAAGGGAATTTTATTGGTAAGCAGCCATTGAGTTGGCCTCTGCGCAAGAACATTATTATTGATGTCGCAAAAGGACTAGCTTATTTGCACTATGGACTCAAACCAGCCATTTATCACCGTGATATAAAGACAACAAACATACTTTTGGATTCAGAAATGAAAGCCAGACTAGCTGATTTCGGATTAGCCAAGCAGACTAATGAAGGAGAATCACATCTGACGACTAAAGTAGCTGGAACATACGGATATTTAGCTCCAGAATATGCTCTTTACGGACAACTAACTGAAAAGAGTGATGTCTACAGCTTTGGCGTTATAATTCTTGAGATCATGAGTGGGCGGAGAGTACTTGACACATTTTCAACATCTTCAAGAGTTCTAATCACGGATTGGGCATGGGATCTTGTGAAGTCAGGAAACGTTGAGAACATTTTTGATCATCGAATGGAAGAAAATGGATCAAAGGGAGTAATGGAAAGATTTGTACATGTTGGTATTCTTTGTGCTCATGTAATGGTGGCTCTAAGGCCAACTATTTCTGAGGCTCTAAAGATGTTAGAAGGTGATATAGAAATTCCAGTGCTGCCTGATAGACCATTGCCTCTTTGCCACGAGTCTTTAAGATATATCCCAGATTTCAGTACATCAACATTTGGAATATCTGGTCGAAGATCAAGCGTTGATGTCTCAGGTGGCACGTCAAGTATTGATACATCAAACTCGAAGGCTAGCACTTGGATGAGCATGTAA